The Hemibagrus wyckioides isolate EC202008001 linkage group LG15, SWU_Hwy_1.0, whole genome shotgun sequence genome window below encodes:
- the ppm1ka gene encoding protein phosphatase 1K, mitochondrial — MSLSAITFSFLLRRSFSSVSRSPSVRSGRCVCACGSAVPGVRWYAAARLDADGSGQPATWDSFGIWDNRIEAPILLPPSIRYGKPIPRISLDHVGSASQIGRRRDNEDRLRVAELTPSTLYFALFDGHGGAQAADFCYTHMERYIRKGLEKEWDLEQVLTKAFLQVDAALASEMQMYGNASLMTAGTTATVALLRDGIELVVGSVGDSRAMLCRKGEVYTLTSDHTPERKDEKQRIRKCGGFVTWNSLGQANVNSRLAMTRSIGDFDLKQSGVIAEPETTHVTVQHSDDSFLALTTDGINFIMSNQEICDVISQCHDPTEAAHIITEQALQYGSDDNSSVIVVPFGAWGKQQNSQYSYSMSRNFACSGRWA, encoded by the exons ATGTCTCTCTCTGCCATCACCTTCTCCTTTCTTCTACGCCGCTCATTCTCCTCGGTTAGCAGGAGTCCTAGCGTGCGTTCgggccggtgtgtgtgtgcatgcgggTCGGCGGTGCCCGGTGTCCGCTGGTACGCCGCTGCTCGTTTGGATGCGGACGGAAGCGGGCAGCCAGCCACATGGGACTCGTTTGGGATTTGGGACAACCGTATCGAGGCGCCCATTCTACTGCCACCCAGCATACGCTACGGTAAACCGATCCCACGCATAAGCCTGGACCACGTGGGCTCGGCCTCGCAGATCGGCCGTCGTCGTGACAATGAGGATCGGCTGCGTGTAGCTGAGCTCACACCCTCCACGCTTTACTTTGCTCTGTTTGACGGACATGGGGGCGCACAAGCGGCTGACTTCTGCTACACACACATGGAGCGCTACATTag gaagGGTCTGGAGAAAGAGTGGGATCTAGAACAGGTGTTAACAAAAGCCTTCCTACAGGTAGACGCTGCCCTGGCCTCTGAGATGCAGATGTATGGCAACG ccTCTCTGATGACAGCGGGCACTACGGCAACAGTGGCTTTGCTAAGAGATGGGATAGAGCTGGTGGTCGGGAGTGTCGGGGACAGTCGTGCCATGCTGTGCAGGAAGGGTGAAGTGTACACACTCACCAGCGACCATACGCCTGAGAGAAAGGACGAAAAACAAag AATACGCAAGTGTGGAGGTTTCGTAACATGGAACAGTCTCGGTCAAGCGAACGTGAACAGCCGGCTGGCCATGACACGCAGCATTGGAGATTTTGACCTAAAGCAAAGTGGCGTTATCGCAGAACCCGAGACCACTCACGTTACA GTTCAGCATTCTGACGACTCGTTTCTGGCCCTGACTACAGATGGCATAAACTTCATCATGAGCAACCAGGAAATCTGTGACGTCATCAGCCAGTGCCACGATCCCACGGAGGCGGCCCACATCATCACCGAGCAG GCTCTGCAGTACGGCTCTGATGACAACAGCTCGGTCATCGTGGTTCCTTTTGGAGCATGGGGAAAGCAGCAGAATTCCCAGTACAGCTATTCCATGAGCCGAAACTTCGCCTGTAGTGGACGCTGGGCCTGA